The Candidatus Fermentibacter sp. DNA segment GTCACACTAGAAACCGGCGTTGACAATTGTCACACAGTTGATCTGGGTTGCGGCAAAACATGTAAGATCAACGATGCGGTCGTATAAGAAGGGTTCGCCTCCGGTTATGTTCAGAATCGCCAGGTCCATCCCGGAGAGGCTCTCTACAACAGCAAAGAAACCAGCATCATCAAAGGAACTGTTACTAGCAACACCCTCGCGATAACAATGCTGGCATGACCTGTTGCACTCTCCTGTCACAGCGAGGCTGACCATTACCGGGGAAGAGAAGGCACTTCTCGAGAATGGCCTATTCTTCGAAATACACGCTTTCCGAATCTTGGTCGATGGATCACGTCGAAGCTCAATGATACCTTCATCGGCCATACTTGATATCCGGATGAGATGGCAGGCCAGTTCAACTTCCGATTTTGACGCATCCTTCGCAATCGAGTATGCGTCCTTGGCCCCATCAATCGCTATCAATAGTTCGAAATCACTCGAGCTTATAGGCTTGAAGAATCCTCTGCCGCTTATGAAGAACCCGCCTTCTGCCTCGGCACGGAGTGTGCATTCTTCTGGGAGAGTCGGGATCAGCTTAGCGTTCAATCCATTCTCTCCAGAGATACAAGCAGACCAGATCGGAGGAGAGAAGTAATGAATTCAGCTATGTCATCGGAACTTAAGAGTTGCTTCCCGTTCTCATCGCAAAATCTGGCTTCAATTTCATCGGCAGATATGGGACCGTCATCGAGATGCGCAAGTATCTGACAGGCTGGTTCGTTGAACTTCCGAATAGCCTTCTTGTCTGTATCTATGATCATCTTCTCGTCATCGAGGAAGATCATGGAGGATTTCAGGCAGTAAGTCTTCATGACCCACACCCCTCCGAGGGGGCAGGGGAAGTCCAAAACCTCCCCCGCCCACCGTTTCCTGAACTATTCCTGCGGTGGCATAGCAGCAAAGTTCAGCAACCCGCAAAGGATGTAGAAGGCGATGCACTTGACGGTACTACCCGGATCGACGTACTCGATCCCGATCTCGGCCGGCTTTTCGATCATTTCACCACCCCCTCTCCATGATGGACCATGCGCATTGAATTAGAATGGCACGGAAGCGTGTCAAGATTTCAAATAATCCTGAACGCTCAAAAATATTCGAATGTACAGAAATTTCTAAAGGTAGGCTGAAAGAGTTGTCGCGCAGATAATAATGATATCACAATATTAGCAAACAGCAAATGAATCAGAGACAGCGATACTTGCATGACAGCGTATACATTCACTGTCAAATGCCCCCTCATCGGGGCTGGTTATCGGACAGATATGCACGCTAAAAGAGGTCATTCATTAACTCTCTACTAACTGAACTTGTTTTCAGGTGGGTATCTGAGGAGAAATATCCGCGACCTAGAAGGCAAAAGATGGATGAGTAGAGTGCACTTGCGAGGTTGCGTCAGCGCCTGCGATGGTCGAGGTACTTCCTCACGATGGCGACATCCGCGTGCCAGTTGGTGCGGGCGATCCAGGGGTGGTAGCCCAGCTCGGTGTTGATCCGGTTGATGGCTGGGTTGTCGTCGTCATTCGCCGACCTGATGCAGACCACTCCGGGGTGTTCGCGCCGGATCCGAGTGAACATCTCGGCCTTGAGCCTCCTGGCCAGCCCGTGTCCCCTCGAAGCGGGCCTCACCCCGGTGAACATCTGGTTGACCACGGCGGGTCTGGCCGGGTTCCACGTGATCTCGGTGCATCCCAGGATCGAACCGTCACGCCGGGATGATGCGGCAACAGTCAGGATCGAGGCGCCCGCAGCCATCTGACTGCCGATGAACTGCCGGAAGTACTCCGGAGTGAAGTGATAGGTGCCCCGCTCGAACCCTTCACGATCGGGCTCGGCATCGTAGATCTCCTGGTACAGGGCGCTCATTTCATCCAGGCGCTCGTCGGGGGGCCCGTTCCTCCATTCCGTGATCTCCAGGTCGGACCGGTCATCCGGCAGCTCGAGCCAGCGAGAAACGATCCCGGGATCGACATCCGTCATGAGCAGCCTGTTGGTGTGGGTGACCGACTGCGCAACCGCCCCGATAGCCCTGCAGAAGGCGGCACCTGACGGATACCTGTCGAGGGTCTCGAGCCTCAGGATACGGCGGCCCTTCTCCTCGGCGGCCGAAGTCACCCCGGCCAGGAGCCGGCTTCCAAGACCCCTGCGATGGAGTTCGGGATGCACCCTGATCGCAACCGAGGCTCCATTCGGATCGAGCCCGGTCCCGGGGATCTCCACCCATGCATCACCGCGTACGGCTTCCCCGCTCCAGAGGGCCCAGATCTTCGATTCCCTGATCCAGGATGAGTTCCTGAACCCTGCGAGCCACTTCTCGAACGGGGTCTCGGGGTCCTCCGGGTAAACCTCACTCCATTCCCACATCCAGAATTTCCAGAAGGCGCGCAGTTCGTTCCCGGATGCCGCACCCGGGTCGAAGGGCCGGATCTCCAGTCCATCGATGCCGGTCGGAACGGTCTCCCGAGTGGCGTCCAACATGACCCTCCCGTCAGGTGATCCGCAGGAACAGGCGGGCGAAAGTCTCGGCGGCCCACGCAGAGACGCGCGTCGGCAGGTCGACCGGCACGTCGACCGGGAAGATCCTGCCGGCGAGCTTCGTGTAGTGCTCCATGTCGGCCGGGAAGAGCCTGCCGACCCCCGGGTGGGTGAAGCACTTCCTCTGGAAGCTGAACTGCATCAGGCTGGCGAAGGACGGGCGGACGGAGCATCCGCGGCAAAGGTTCCGGTGGAAGCGGCGGGCCGCCTCGCGGGCCTTCAGCTCAAGCTTCGCGATGAAGCGATCCTCGAGGTCCCTGGCCTGACCGCCAGCGGTGACGACCGTACTGAAACCCAGGGCGCCGAGCACGCTCTTCATGTATTTCAGGGTGGGCGCGGTGCCGAAGAAGCCGGTCGTGGCCAGGGCCATCGCGTGCCTGCCGAAGAAGGCGGGGCGGTGGAAGTACGCTCCCAGCCTGTCCAGGAGGATCTTGGTTAGGCCCGAGATGTGGTAGACGTAGACCGGGGAGGCGAGGATCACCCCGTCGCTCTGCTGGATGGCGGCGATGATCCACGGCACGTCGTCATGGATCGGGCATTTCTCGAAGCCGTGCGTCATGCAGAGCCCGCAGCCGCGGCAGGGCTCGATGCGTTTCTCCGACAGGTGGAGGTACTCGACCTCGACCCCGCCGAGCCTCTTCAGTTCATCCGCGACCACCCCGGCGAGATGGAAGGTGTTGCCCTTCCTGGGGCTTCCGTTGATGACCAGGACCTTCTTCATGCTGTCCGTCATCGCCATCCCCTCCTGACCCGCCGGTGAGATCCGGCTCCCCCCAGAGCGTGAGTGCTGATCACATGTCGAGACACGCTACCCGTCGCTCGGGCAGTCCTTCACCGCGATGTCCTGCAGACGAGCACGAACGGTTGCGACATCGAGCGCCCAGTCGGTCCTCGCGATGAAGGGTTCGAACCCCAGCTCCCTGTTGATAGCGAGGATTCCGCTGTTGCTGTCGTCGTTGCCGGTCCTGATCGACTCGGCCTCGGGAACCTCCCTCCGGATAGTCCCCAGCATCTCTGCCTTCAGCCGTCTGGCCAGGCCCCTGTGTCTGTACCCGGGCCGGACCCCGGTGAACCACTGGTTGACGAAGCCGGGTTTCGACGGATGCCAGGACACCATGGTGTATCCCATGAGCCGGCATTCCCCCCTCGAGATCGCAGCCAGCGCGAGGGACCGGTTTCCGCCTGCCGTGAACGTCCCGTTCCAGTCGCGGACCATCTCGGTGGTATGGAGCAACTCCGTTCTTGGAACCCCCTCCCGCGGAGGCTCGGCATCGTAGATCTCCTGGAAGAAGTCACGAGCGTCCTCTACATGGTCCTCGGGTATGCCATCATGCCAGGCGAGCATCTCGAACTCCGGGCAGTCATCCCGGGGCAGCTCGAGCCAGCTCTTCACGAGTTCCTCGTCGAGATCGCTCAGCAGCAGCCTGTTGGTATGGCTCTCCGATTCCCTGCGCGCTCCCGCGTTCTCTAGGAATGAAGCCCCGGCAGGACACCTTTCGTTCGAGTGGGTCTTCAGCACCTTGCGTCCCCTCGAATCCGCGGCTTCTGCAGCAAGTTCGAGCATCCTCCTCCCGAACCCCCTGCGCCTGATCGACGGATCGATCGATATGTAAAGCGTTGCGTTTTCAACATCATAGACCGCCAGAGACAGGTTGCAGGAGCCGAGCACTCGCCGTCCTGTCCCGTCCCATACGACCCACTTGAGCGTCTCGGTTGTCGAGTGCGTCGTGCGGACGATCTTCATCCAGTCCTCGACCGGGATTGGTGTTTCATCAGGCAGCAATTCCCATATCATCACATTCGTGAAGACCCAGAGGGCCCGGAGGTCATCGTCGGAAGAAGCAGTCCGGTCGAAGGGCCTGATCTCGAAGCCGTCCGTCATCCCGAGTCCCTTCCCGAAAGCGGGAGAACATGCCAGAGCATCCGATGTGGCGATATGTTCATACGCAGGGACAGGGTCCAGCCGGACCGAGGGTAACGGATGCAGTTCGGGGAGGGATGATGGGCTGGCTGTCGGACAAGATGCAGAGGTGGCGCGAGTCGATCGACCGCAGGGCCGGAACGGGAAGCGGCGACAGGGTCACCGCCGGCTGGGAGGGCCTTTCGGAAGACCTCGCGGCGAATGCGGAATGGTCGGCCGGCGCACAGGGGAGGCTGGTCACCGAGGTCCCGGACGGGGCGGCCAGGCGCGGGATAATGCAGGAGCGCTCCTGCAGGTTCGTCGAGGAGTTCGGCGATTCGGACATCCTGGCGCTGCGAGGCATCCTCGCGGAGACCGGCAGCCCCGAGGCCGTGGTGGCGGCCATGAGGGACAACCCGGACCGCTTCGGCGACCCGTTCATCGAGAGTGATGCGATCATCGAGATCCGCCGCCCGCGCGATCCCGGGGCTTTCGCCCTTGCACAGACATCTCTCGAGAGGCGGATGGCCGCTTGTTTCTGCCCGCTCGCACGGGGGGCGCAGGGAAGGATGCCGGTCGAGTACTGCGAGTGCAGCGCGGGCTGGTACAGGGGCATCTACGAGGGCATCTTCGGCGTGCCCGTCGACGTCACGGTCGAGGAGTCGCTCCTGAACGGCGACGCGCGCTGCCGCTTCTCGATACGCATCCCCGGGGTGCTCGACAGCCTGGAGAGCTGACTTCCGGTCAGCTCTCCCGGGGGGCGTCCTCCAACGCCCAGGCGCCGAGCCTGCCGCACTCCGCGAGCTTGCGAACCAGCACCGGCATGCTCTCGAACTGCCTCATGCAGAGCTCGTACTCCTCCCGGGTGACGGGGCCGGAGCCGGGCCTGCAGTAGAGAAGCATCCCCTCCCTGCTGGCCATGAGGGGTTTCAGCGAGTCGCAGGGGAAGTCGTCGCAGCAGGCGCAGCTCTCGACGGCCTTTTCGATCGCACAGGGCCTGACCCTGCAAGTCTTGTCCGCCAGGCGCCCGCCCGAACGGCAGCCGTCACAACGTACGTTCTCGACAGTGTACGACTGGTGACCGAAGATCCGCCTCCAGCCGTCGACGAGCCTCTGCCTGACCGCCGGGTCGTCGGACCTCGCCGGACACAGGTCGCACCTGTACCCGCAGAAGCCGGTCATCTCGTCCATCGGGCCGTCTCCCTTCGAGCGGGATCTCCCGGCATGACCGGCCAAGGTCCCCCCCGGCAGGGATGGTTTCGCATCCAACCGTACCCGGGCGGTCGCCTCAGCGACGGGCCGAGATCACCGAGAATCTCTGCGAGGCTTCCTCGTCGCCCGACCTGACTACGGCGAAATAGACCCCCGGGATCAGGCCGTCTGTCACTATGGAGTTCCAGCCTCGCTGCTGCGGGTTCGCGTACGACCAGACCCGCCTTCCCGCGATGTCGAACAGGACAGCTTCAACGGATGCGTCGCCGGGCAGCCCCACCACCAGTTCAGCCGCGCCGGTGCATGGGTTCGGTGAAACGGGCAGCAGGACGAGGGATGACGGTGCAACCGGCCCGCCGGTACCTCCAGCATCCCAGACCACGGTGACATCCTTCAGCACCGGCGAGGTGCCCGAGCCGCCAGGCACGAGGATGGCCCGGTACTGGAAATAGTCAGTGCCGTCCTCGAGGATTCCGTAGAGGTTCCCTGGTGTCCAGAGCGTATCGGACCAGGCTCCCATGGAACTGGGATCGACCGAGGATCGCACCTGGAAGCCCACTTTCGCAGACCCGGGAGCTTCCCACGACCACATTATGTAGCTCCAGTAATACTAATACGGCTCTGC contains these protein-coding regions:
- a CDS encoding GNAT family N-acetyltransferase produces the protein MDATRETVPTGIDGLEIRPFDPGAASGNELRAFWKFWMWEWSEVYPEDPETPFEKWLAGFRNSSWIRESKIWALWSGEAVRGDAWVEIPGTGLDPNGASVAIRVHPELHRRGLGSRLLAGVTSAAEEKGRRILRLETLDRYPSGAAFCRAIGAVAQSVTHTNRLLMTDVDPGIVSRWLELPDDRSDLEITEWRNGPPDERLDEMSALYQEIYDAEPDREGFERGTYHFTPEYFRQFIGSQMAAGASILTVAASSRRDGSILGCTEITWNPARPAVVNQMFTGVRPASRGHGLARRLKAEMFTRIRREHPGVVCIRSANDDDNPAINRINTELGYHPWIARTNWHADVAIVRKYLDHRRR
- a CDS encoding NAD(P)H-dependent oxidoreductase produces the protein MTDSMKKVLVINGSPRKGNTFHLAGVVADELKRLGGVEVEYLHLSEKRIEPCRGCGLCMTHGFEKCPIHDDVPWIIAAIQQSDGVILASPVYVYHISGLTKILLDRLGAYFHRPAFFGRHAMALATTGFFGTAPTLKYMKSVLGALGFSTVVTAGGQARDLEDRFIAKLELKAREAARRFHRNLCRGCSVRPSFASLMQFSFQRKCFTHPGVGRLFPADMEHYTKLAGRIFPVDVPVDLPTRVSAWAAETFARLFLRIT
- a CDS encoding GNAT family N-acetyltransferase, with the protein product MTDGFEIRPFDRTASSDDDLRALWVFTNVMIWELLPDETPIPVEDWMKIVRTTHSTTETLKWVVWDGTGRRVLGSCNLSLAVYDVENATLYISIDPSIRRRGFGRRMLELAAEAADSRGRKVLKTHSNERCPAGASFLENAGARRESESHTNRLLLSDLDEELVKSWLELPRDDCPEFEMLAWHDGIPEDHVEDARDFFQEIYDAEPPREGVPRTELLHTTEMVRDWNGTFTAGGNRSLALAAISRGECRLMGYTMVSWHPSKPGFVNQWFTGVRPGYRHRGLARRLKAEMLGTIRREVPEAESIRTGNDDSNSGILAINRELGFEPFIARTDWALDVATVRARLQDIAVKDCPSDG
- a CDS encoding DUF3795 domain-containing protein, translated to MDEMTGFCGYRCDLCPARSDDPAVRQRLVDGWRRIFGHQSYTVENVRCDGCRSGGRLADKTCRVRPCAIEKAVESCACCDDFPCDSLKPLMASREGMLLYCRPGSGPVTREEYELCMRQFESMPVLVRKLAECGRLGAWALEDAPRES
- a CDS encoding T9SS type A sorting domain-containing protein translates to MWSWEAPGSAKVGFQVRSSVDPSSMGAWSDTLWTPGNLYGILEDGTDYFQYRAILVPGGSGTSPVLKDVTVVWDAGGTGGPVAPSSLVLLPVSPNPCTGAAELVVGLPGDASVEAVLFDIAGRRVWSYANPQQRGWNSIVTDGLIPGVYFAVVRSGDEEASQRFSVISARR